The genomic stretch TAAGGCTGCGAACGAATCACTCAAGTCGGCCACATAACTGGCCAACACTGTATTTCCAGCAATTAGTGGCTGACGGAGTTGCGCCGGATTATTTTTCTGATCGCAGGTTAAAAGAGCGCAGTCCGGCCGGGGTTTTAGAGGTGCTGGATTAGCGCTAGTACTTCGACAAATATTGACGCGTTGCTTCTAATATTTCCTGCTTAAAAGAATTTTCCAACTCCGTTTTTTCCAGATCCAATTTATCGCGATGTGATTTTTCCAGCGCCTTCCAGTCATCAAGAATTGGAATGTGGGCGGTGGCAAGCGCTAATTCATTGAAGGGAATAAAAATTGCCAGCTGCTGTTGCTCTTCGGGTAGTGTCAGTCGATAGGCCATGATACGAATCGCCGCTTCAGTCAGGGAAATCTGTTCTTGTGCTACAGCTTTCAATACCATATTGATATTTTTCAGCGCTACTTCGGCTGCTTGAGTTTCATTTGTTGATATTTTTTCGGATTCCAGCTGGTTTTGCTGTTGGCGTGTATTGGCTTGCCGCCAAAGGTGTGCTGC from Oceanicoccus sp. KOV_DT_Chl encodes the following:
- a CDS encoding DUF2489 domain-containing protein, with the translated sequence MNSMLTLGLIGSVIIVILALYAAHLWRQANTRQQQNQLESEKISTNETQAAEVALKNINMVLKAVAQEQISLTEAAIRIMAYRLTLPEEQQQLAIFIPFNELALATAHIPILDDWKALEKSHRDKLDLEKTELENSFKQEILEATRQYLSKY